In a genomic window of Coprococcus eutactus:
- a CDS encoding EAL domain-containing protein, producing the protein MHNRKRICVISAQVDENTQNRFMQGLMKRAYDLDYDVCVFSMFLKYQDSTYREVGDSNIYNLINFDLFDAVVLCQDTLQTPGLVEKLEKRLQTEFPDGVVLVVDKENKIYPSVIMDHYTPIVKLVDHLIDKHGYKNIYFLNGLKGHIHSKQRLAGYLDSMKAHGLNVTDDMIYYGTYWYDSGDYMVDELVKDMENLPEAIVCANDCMAIGVCTAFDKHGIRVPEDIAVVGYDSIEDGRNSPVPITSADIPAEDCGHYCVDYIDAKLNDREVPEFHTNVELYIGGSCGCEGWEKETVRTRREKWETALSATGYYSCFNNMMDDLVAQTDTESFFNTVSEYIYQIRPFQEFHICMNDYWRNPEIMTGDEALRYGYTDQVYRIIKCGPEEQDADTVVRYDDVFESSMLLPELYEDRDYPTSYIFTPLYFQDRSFGYTVINYGREPRVFEEVYRSWIKTVARDIESFARYAGAAVLFKKLEAEQIRDGLTGLYNYRGFMTRAIEMINQSERASQEILVIAFDLKNMHKINSKFGREEGDKFISYAAQAVNEILDKGEIAMRMGNDEFVIASITDKLDENRGECIVKELKTKLGEINTVKEDGIEIGIYYVCEKAAVSNSSDLKNLINDVVNKKNHIKEKNLANSRKKMELTNKDIERDEQVAMLLDKNLLTYHFQPIVSARDGSIYAYEALMRVFAPVRLSPPELLESAERLERLYDVEKLTLFNVVGIVDANPEMFKGKKVFVNSMPGHMLTQEDRKIFLAKVKHLKCAGIVIEFTEGDELSDAELDELKMFLRGNGMEIAIDDYGSGYSNVNNLLRYMPEYVKIDRMLLSGIDSDPHRQHFVNDIIEFTSDNGIMALAEGVETTKEMKTVIQLGADLIQGYYTAHPNAEVVQLISPQVVNEIVQYNEGVSDVADRHVFVMEHTRSVSLMKIENKGYTSIVVAQKAGGDNTVRIVGAHGYNSDISLRVKDGFTGTIVLQNASFSSDRNVPSIDCGENTDIHILLEGKNTCKGGGIKIPESSRVTFAGNGDMKVQVNSGTYYGIGNDVESKHGVIRFKQDGAISVDVNGVNGTAIGAGKGGQLRIEKGRYDICVNGENGVAVGSIDSPVDLKLLQCDMNIQFDAANGVAIGSVNGHADIKISNTSIALRGSSSRYVAVGTLDGDGSRVDICRAHIDMSLRGDSCIGIGSDHGKAETIIEDANTRITVIGEQSFAIGSRDGRGILSGVNADLSISVKNGINVDVAAAEDDISLINGRYMFMLNNRSIEHKVIEKY; encoded by the coding sequence ATGCACAATAGGAAGAGAATATGCGTTATCAGCGCACAGGTTGATGAAAATACCCAGAATCGCTTTATGCAGGGACTTATGAAAAGGGCATACGATTTAGATTACGATGTATGCGTTTTTTCCATGTTCCTCAAATATCAGGATTCTACATACAGGGAGGTTGGAGATTCCAATATCTACAACCTTATTAATTTTGACCTTTTTGATGCCGTGGTACTCTGCCAGGATACATTGCAGACACCGGGACTGGTGGAAAAACTCGAAAAGCGCCTGCAGACAGAATTCCCTGATGGAGTAGTACTGGTGGTTGATAAGGAGAATAAGATTTATCCGTCGGTTATAATGGATCATTACACACCGATAGTAAAGCTGGTTGATCATCTTATAGATAAGCATGGATACAAAAACATATATTTCCTGAATGGATTAAAGGGACACATACATTCAAAGCAGAGACTTGCTGGATATCTGGATAGCATGAAAGCCCACGGACTTAACGTCACAGACGATATGATCTATTATGGAACATATTGGTATGATAGTGGAGATTACATGGTAGATGAATTGGTAAAAGACATGGAAAATCTGCCAGAGGCTATAGTATGTGCCAATGACTGTATGGCTATCGGAGTGTGTACAGCATTCGACAAACATGGAATAAGAGTTCCTGAAGATATAGCGGTGGTGGGATACGATTCCATAGAGGATGGAAGAAACAGCCCGGTTCCTATTACATCTGCGGATATACCGGCGGAGGATTGCGGACACTACTGCGTGGATTACATAGATGCAAAATTGAACGACAGGGAAGTCCCGGAATTCCATACCAATGTGGAGCTTTATATAGGAGGTTCCTGTGGCTGCGAAGGATGGGAGAAGGAGACTGTAAGGACACGCAGAGAGAAATGGGAGACGGCGCTGTCGGCTACAGGGTATTACTCATGCTTTAACAACATGATGGATGATCTGGTTGCACAAACAGATACTGAATCATTCTTTAACACAGTTTCAGAGTATATATATCAGATAAGACCATTTCAGGAGTTCCATATCTGCATGAATGATTACTGGAGAAATCCAGAGATCATGACCGGCGATGAGGCACTCCGTTACGGATATACAGATCAAGTATACAGGATAATCAAGTGCGGACCGGAGGAACAGGATGCGGACACGGTGGTAAGATATGATGATGTGTTTGAGTCATCCATGTTGCTGCCTGAGCTTTATGAGGACAGAGATTACCCTACTTCATATATATTTACCCCTCTGTATTTTCAGGATAGAAGCTTTGGATATACTGTGATCAACTATGGCAGAGAGCCTAGAGTGTTCGAAGAAGTATACAGATCCTGGATAAAGACAGTTGCGAGGGACATAGAATCATTTGCACGCTACGCGGGTGCAGCAGTGCTGTTCAAGAAACTCGAGGCAGAACAGATAAGAGACGGACTTACAGGACTTTACAATTACCGTGGATTTATGACACGTGCCATTGAGATGATAAATCAGTCAGAGCGTGCGAGTCAGGAGATTCTGGTTATAGCCTTTGATCTGAAAAACATGCATAAGATCAACAGCAAATTCGGCCGCGAAGAGGGAGATAAGTTCATAAGTTATGCTGCCCAGGCGGTGAATGAGATACTGGATAAGGGCGAGATAGCGATGAGGATGGGCAACGATGAGTTTGTCATCGCATCCATCACGGACAAGCTGGATGAGAACAGAGGCGAATGCATAGTAAAAGAACTCAAGACCAAGCTTGGTGAGATAAATACCGTCAAAGAAGATGGTATAGAGATAGGGATATATTATGTATGTGAGAAGGCGGCTGTGTCGAACAGCAGTGACCTGAAAAATCTCATAAATGATGTGGTAAATAAAAAGAATCACATAAAGGAAAAGAATCTGGCAAATAGCAGAAAGAAGATGGAGCTTACCAACAAGGACATTGAGCGAGATGAGCAGGTGGCAATGCTACTCGACAAGAATCTTCTCACGTATCATTTCCAGCCGATAGTCAGCGCAAGGGATGGTTCCATATATGCATATGAGGCACTCATGAGAGTATTTGCGCCGGTAAGACTGTCGCCACCGGAGCTGCTTGAGAGTGCAGAGAGACTGGAGAGGCTTTACGATGTTGAGAAACTCACACTGTTCAATGTGGTTGGGATCGTAGATGCCAATCCGGAGATGTTCAAGGGTAAGAAAGTATTTGTCAACAGTATGCCGGGACACATGCTCACACAGGAGGACAGAAAGATATTCCTCGCGAAGGTGAAACATCTCAAGTGCGCCGGGATAGTGATCGAGTTTACTGAGGGAGATGAGCTGTCGGATGCGGAGCTTGATGAGCTCAAGATGTTCCTCAGAGGCAATGGCATGGAGATCGCCATAGATGACTATGGTTCAGGATATTCAAATGTCAACAATCTGCTCAGGTACATGCCTGAGTATGTCAAGATTGACAGGATGCTGCTTTCAGGTATAGACAGTGATCCGCACAGACAGCATTTTGTAAATGATATAATAGAGTTCACAAGTGACAACGGTATCATGGCGCTTGCAGAAGGCGTGGAGACCACAAAAGAGATGAAGACGGTTATCCAGCTCGGTGCAGACCTGATACAGGGATATTACACTGCACATCCAAATGCGGAGGTAGTTCAGCTGATATCGCCTCAGGTGGTAAATGAGATAGTTCAGTACAATGAGGGAGTAAGCGATGTCGCCGACAGGCATGTGTTCGTGATGGAACATACCAGAAGTGTGTCTCTCATGAAGATAGAAAATAAGGGCTACACAAGTATAGTTGTGGCACAGAAAGCTGGCGGAGACAATACCGTACGGATAGTGGGCGCGCACGGATACAATTCCGATATTTCACTCAGGGTGAAGGATGGCTTTACGGGAACCATAGTGCTTCAAAATGCCAGCTTTTCAAGCGACAGGAATGTGCCAAGCATAGACTGCGGTGAGAATACTGACATCCACATACTCCTCGAAGGCAAGAATACATGTAAGGGTGGGGGCATAAAGATCCCAGAGTCATCCAGAGTTACATTTGCCGGCAATGGAGATATGAAAGTTCAGGTGAACAGCGGCACATATTACGGCATAGGAAATGATGTGGAGTCAAAGCATGGAGTCATACGATTCAAGCAGGATGGAGCGATATCCGTAGATGTAAACGGAGTAAATGGAACAGCCATAGGTGCTGGAAAAGGCGGACAGCTCCGTATAGAGAAGGGAAGATACGACATTTGCGTGAATGGTGAAAATGGCGTTGCTGTGGGAAGTATCGACAGTCCTGTTGACTTGAAGCTTCTCCAGTGTGACATGAACATACAGTTTGACGCTGCAAATGGTGTCGCTATAGGATCAGTGAATGGGCATGCTGATATAAAGATAAGCAACACTTCCATAGCACTCAGAGGATCAAGCAGTCGTTACGTCGCCGTGGGTACACTGGATGGTGATGGCAGCAGAGTTGATATATGCAGAGCGCATATAGACATGAGCCTTAGGGGTGATTCGTGTATAGGAATAGGATCAGACCATGGAAAGGCGGAGACCATAATAGAGGATGCCAATACAAGGATAACAGTGATAGGTGAACAGAGCTTTGCCATAGGCAGCAGAGATGGAAGGGGAATCCTGTCCGGTGTAAATGCCGATCTGAGCATCAGTGTAAAGAATGGAATCAACGTAGATGTGGCGGCGGCCGAGGATGACATAAGTCTGATAAACGGA